A window of the Lactuca sativa cultivar Salinas chromosome 5, Lsat_Salinas_v11, whole genome shotgun sequence genome harbors these coding sequences:
- the LOC111881836 gene encoding bZIP transcription factor 29 translates to MNLENLDTLNSSGTDDKQGTENREDLDSRASGTKRNGGDSSDNEATSSVNDKGIKRSAGGDIAPTTRHYRSVSMDSFMGRMNFADESPKLPPSPGGHIGQLSPNNSIDSNSNTNTFSLEFGNGEFTGAELKKIMANEKLAEIALSDPKRAKRILANRQSAARSKERKMRYITELEHKVQTLQTEAT, encoded by the exons ATGAATCTTGAAAATCTTGACACATTAAACTCTTCTGGAACTGACGATAAACAAGGAACTGAGAATCGTGAAGATTTAGATAGTCGAGCTAGTGGAACAAAAAGAAATGGAGGTGATAGCAGTGATAATGAAGCTACAAGTAGTGTTAATGATAAAGGGATTAAACGGAGTGCAGGTGGAGACATTGCTCCAACAACAAGGCATTATAGAAGTGTGTCAATGGATAGTTTTATGGGGAGGATGAACTTTGCTGATGAATCACCTAAGCTTCCTCCTTCTCCTGGAGGGCATATTGGTCAATTATCCCCAAATAATTCAATCGACTCAAATTCAAATACAAATACGTTTAGTTTGGAGTTTGGAAATGGTGAGTTTACAGGGGCTGAGCTCAAGAAAATCATGGCTAATGAGAAACTTGCAGAGATTGCTTTATCTGATCCCAAACGAGCCAAAAG GATTTTGGCAAATCGACAATCTGCTGCAAGATCAAAAGAGAGGAAAATGCGTTACATTACAGAATTGGAGCACAAGGTTCAAACTTTACAGACTGAAGCAACCTAA